A genomic stretch from Solanum stenotomum isolate F172 chromosome 8, ASM1918654v1, whole genome shotgun sequence includes:
- the LOC125875035 gene encoding anthocyanidin 3-O-glucosyltransferase 2-like, which translates to MNRGKVIGWAPQVAVLSHRSIGGFITHCGWNSILESLWFGVPIATWPMYAEQQVNAFEMVVDLEIAVDIKMEYRSESPVLVTAEEIENAIRRLMLDSTEEKNGIRKKMEELKDKSRKALLEGGSSYCFLESLINEFKDHSSN; encoded by the coding sequence ATGAATAGAGGGAAAGTGATTGGATGGGCACCTCAAGTAGCGGTGCTATCTCATAGGTCGATTGGAGGATTCATAACGCACTGTGGTTGGAATTCGATACTGGAAAGCTTGTGGTTTGGAGTTCCGATAGCAACATGGCCTATGTATGCAGAGCAGCAAGTAAATGCTTTCGAGATGGTGGTTGATTTAGAGATAGCCGTAGATATAAAGATGGAGTATCGGAGTGAGAGTCCGGTTTTGGTCACAGCAGAGGAGATAGAGAATGCCATAAGGAGACTGATGTTGGATAGTACAGAGGAGAAGAATGGTATCAGAAAGAAAATGGAAGAACTGAAAGACAAAAGCAGGAAGGCCTTGTTAGAAGGTGGATCATCTTACTGTTTTCTGGAGAGTTTGATCAATGAGTTTAAGGACCATTCGTCCAATTGA